In Meleagris gallopavo isolate NT-WF06-2002-E0010 breed Aviagen turkey brand Nicholas breeding stock chromosome 6, Turkey_5.1, whole genome shotgun sequence, the genomic stretch NNNNNNNNNNNNNNNNNNNNNNNNNNNNNNNNNNNNNNNNNNNNNNNNNNNNNNNNNNNNNNNNNNNNNNNNNNNNNNNNNNNNNNNNNNNNNNNNNNNNNNNNNNNNNNNNNNNNNNNNNAGCTCCCTATGGCAGGGAgttggggagggggggaggggggtgtTGGGGCACCCATTGCAGAACAAACATCTCTGTGCATGCTGCTAGAAAATAAGAACATGCCGAAGAGGCACATTGCACGGGTGACCTATTTTAGCCAGCAGTtatgtattttgtaattttgGGGTGGGGGAAGGATTTGACCTGCACCAAGCAACCTTGAACCgggggggggaggtggggagagAAACATTCCTCAGGATGCTTCAGGCAACCCTATCCCTGAAAGTGTGCGGCTGTGGGATGGACCAACCCGTGGTTCTGTGCCTGTGATAGCAGCCCTGGGGTCACCCAGGATGAACGTAGCGATGGGGGTGGAGGCCCCGCTATGGGGATGTGGTTGGGATGCTGCTGTGGTTCCCCGGTGTTGTTACCCACGGCTGGGATGGGTGTGTGGCATTTGTGCTGGTACCCATTCAGCTTCCGAGATCTCCGTGTGGAACCACAGCCTGAGCTGtgtttctttccattattttgtctttcttttattgGTGTAGCATTAGGTTTGCACCCATCCGTGAAGCAGAGCATCCCTCTGTTGCTGCACTGTTTGCATCCTACTTGTCCCCCGTGTCCCCGTCAAGGGATGGGATGAGCCCAGGGCATGGCTCATGACCCCATTGCCCTGTGCatcttccccttttttctcctaatgGCAGCACGTGGTGATGGACCGCCCAACTGGGTGCACCACCATTCCTGGTGTTTCTCATTGAGGCCACTTGGGGTCTTGTCCCCACGTCCCTCATCAGGTGGTGCGACCTGGTGTTGGGTCACCCCTCTGGGGCTGTAGGGCCATCCCCAGTCTCTCTCATTGAGGCCATCTGGGGGCTCAGTGAAGTTCCTTACTATGAgactggtgaggtgctggaacaggctgcccagagaggctgtggatgccccatccctggaggaactcaaggccaggttggatggggccctgggcagcctggtcttgttCCCATCCCCAAGCACCATGTACCTCCTCCTTTTCAGCACGGTGTGATGGATCGCCCCATTGGGGCTGTAGGGTCAGCCCTGCTGTCTCTTGTCAAGACCATTGTGAACATTTGAGGCCTTGTCTCCATGTCCCTCATCAGTTGGTGTGACCTGGTGTGACCTACAGCCTCACTGGAGCGGTAGGGCCATCCCTGCTGTCGCTTGTCAGGGACACTTGGGCCTTGTGGTGGTGCAACCTGGGATGATTTTGGGTACGGGGCCAGGATGGAGGTGTCAGCACATCTGGGATGGACAAGAGGCTTAATTAAAGCACAGAGCCTCCATGGGAGGACAGAGGGACCGGAGGAACTCTGTTAGCAGGGCTGTGGCTCGGACTGGGacctttcaggcagttgtggGGCCTGGGGCCACGTGTGAGCAGCATTGGGTTTTTGGGTGCTGGAGAGTGGATCTCAGTGACTGCTGGCTCAGGCCTGGGATCAGTGCTGGAGGTgacagaggagcagcagtgcccaCGAGGTTGGGTTGGCTCTGAGGGAAGGGTGGGCGCTTGTGAGGGATGAGAAGCTTTGGTGACATTGGGAAGGGTGACGTTGCCATCCCACTGCCCAAATCCATCACCCACCACTTCGAGTGGGAATTGTGGAAATTTCTGCATAGGACTGGGAACATCAGCAGGATCCCACGGTAGGGATACTCGTGCacttcccatccccacatccccatagcatggtgacatggggacacgtgTGCTGTGTCCCTGACCCCCTTGTGCCAGCATCTTGCACCGGGCTGGACAGCAGCTGGATCCAGCACCTGGTGCAGCCACTTggcctgcagcccagctggAAAGGTTAGCACTGGGGTTTGTCCTTGTTTCCTCCCTTCATCCTCCTTCCTCTTGTTTTTCTCGGGCAGAGGAGTGAGGCAGAGGCGGTGGCTTTATGTGTGTGCATCCCCAGCGCCCATCTCTCCCTACTTGGGGTCTCCCATGGGCCACACACTTGGTGGCACAGAGCGTTACCCCGAGGGATGCATCCTATTTGCAAGCACAGGTGTGGGTGCTGCCATACCCAGAGCTGGGACATCGCTGTAACTTTGCATCTCTGTACTCGAAAAGAAAAgcggggaaaaaaagcttttaaaaaagtataaaaataaaaaagcccaAATACAAACAGCCCTTAAGCAGCGGCTCCGGCTCCCCTGTGCGGAGGCCCCACAACCCAGCCTCTATGCGGGgcccagggatggggaatgaGCCGTCCCCGATCCCTTCTTCGGGGCTGGTCCCGCTGCTGACTTTCCAGATGGTTCCCTGGCAATGTGGGTGCTGgcttctaggaaaaaaagcatcttgaaaaaaagtaaaccaaagaagggaaaatgagCCTGGAAAGTTTTTGGCTGCCCTCAAAATCCCAAATTTGGTTGTCTCTTGGGGCGGTGCAGAGGTCTTTTTTGGGTGCCCGATGCCCTGTGGTGGGATGGGCACTGGGAGCATCGTCCACATTGGTATGTCCACTGCCAGCATGGAGCTCCATCCTTCAAATATAGGGAAAAACTCTGATTTGAGGCAGGAGAGGCGCTGGTGGCCCAAAGGAATGGGGCCAAACCCTTTGGACCTTCCCCACTTCATGCCCCGGAGCATCCCCATGGACGGGGTGCCACAGTTGGGCTCTCTACTGCTTTCccttgctgcttgtttttctgaacGGACCTTGAAATCCCAAACCAGccctcagagcagccctgcaatGGGAGGGATGCAATGAGGATGCTCTGGCAGCCTTCTGCCCTTGGGTTTTTCCAAAAAATTGTGTGAACGCAATGCGCGGGAGCTGTACCACAGTGCTGGTGAAGGGAGGAGATAGAGAAGGGCACGGTGGGGAGAGCCTTCCTCCAACACAGGGCTTCTGTGCATGGCCACGATCCAAAACCCAGTGGTTTCCTGGGTTCCTGGTGATGTTTTTTTGGTGACAGTTCTGGAGTTTGGGTGGTTTTATGGCTTTTGGGGATGTTTCCTGAGTTTTTGGTGGCAtttcttgtgtgttttttagctgctcagcagtgctgcaggtcaTGGGGTGGCTTAATTCCCATGAGCTTTGCACTGTTTTTAGCATTATCTGCTCTCAAAGCCAGAGAAGAGAGGATGCAGATCTCATCCAAGGGCACAGGGCAATTGATAGGAATAGGAACCTGAGGGCAGATTGTAGGGATGAAGCCCCACAGTGCGGCACACGGGTTGGCATCATCTCAGTGATGCAATTTTGTGTCATGCAAATTCTACAACAATAGGTTTTAATGCCGTTCTTTTCTTTAGCAGAAGTGTGGCATCAAACAGGGATTCAGCAAAGCTTTCTCCTCAAAGCACAGCATTGTCCAAATCGCAGATAGGACaggttttaattatttttgacaAGCAAGATACAGGCAGCATCCTGAGCTACTTATCAGAGCGCTTTTCCTTAGTGCAGCTTAATATTGAAGGTCAACGTTCAGTGCTTCAGCAGTTGCAAAATGCTACCAAAAAGTAGattcgtagaatcatagaatggctgggttgcaaaggaccacaatgcttatctagtttcaaccccctgctatgtgcagggtcaccaaccagcagaccaggctgcccagagccacatccagcctggccttgaatgcctgcagggatgatTGCACGGGAGAACTGAGTTTGGGGGATTTTGGGGGCGTGAAAAATTGGAAGGGAattcccagagcagagatctgtTCAAGGCAGGGGTGTTTACatagcactgctgctgcttccctggcCCAGTTGTGGCTCCCTGCGGTCCAGTGAGCATCATCCGTGCTTCCCGCATGGCCCTTATCTCTGCCCACATCCTGCTGCTGCACACTGACTGAGGGTAGCAGTGAGGTTTCTttgaagggaaaggaaggaaacaggGACTTGTGCACGAAAAAATAGGAGTAATAAAAAAAACGTGTGAGCACTACGGGCCCCGCTTGCCCCCAGCATCCTCCCCATGGGCTGTTTCGGGACGGGGCTTTGGCAGCGCTGGTTGGAAATGCTCTTAAAATAGAGCTGGAGGGAAGCGTCGGCGCGGGGGGGCTGGCTGCAGGCGCCGGCTGGCCCAGCAGGGTGGGGAGTGCACGGCCACGCCGCTTTCGAATAATCCCAATGgggctctgctcagtgctggggaaggCAGAGGTTTGGTGATGGCTTTGGTTGGTTGGGAGAGtttgggaaaaggagaaggTGTGAGTGTTTGGTGGGATGGGGGCATCCAGTGGGACCCCCAGTTTGGGATGGGGGTGAggatggggcagggagggggctGGGGATGGTGCAGGGGTTGGGGTCAGTGATGGAGATGGAGATTGGAGGTAGGAATTGGAGGCTGGGGATGGGGTTTGGAGGTGGGGACAGGGATGAAGACAGGGTTGGGGTTGGAGTTGGAGGTGGGGACAAGGATTGGCGATGAGGATGGGACTGGAGATTGGAGATGGGGACAGGGGTGGAGATGGGGCTGGAAATTGGAGATGGAGATTGGAGATGGGGACAGGGGTGGAGATGGGGCTGGAAATTGGAGATGGAGATTGGAGATGGGGACAGGATTGGGGTTGGAAATGGGATTGGGGTTGAGATTGAGATTGGAGGTGGGATTGGAGTTAAGGTTGAAGATGGAGGTGGGGTTGGGAATGAAGATGGgggtggagatggagatggggacGCAAAATGAGACTTGTTCCCACCAGGCTGAGCCTCTTGCAAAACTAAACCAAAGCAACGTGAGCTGCCAGTGAGCCAAAGCCGTGATggcagaaaagagcaaaaatatggtttgtttttttttttacttaaaatatgtgtatatattcaTGGTTAGCACATGGGAAGGGGTTGTGGGATTGATCCCCTGTGCTGATGCAGCCCGGAGGGATTGTTTGGGGGTGAGGCGGGGATGTGACCCCCATGGGTGCCTCTCTGATGCGACTCAGGGCTTGGCTGGGACGCCAGTTCCGGGCAAGAGCACGAAAGCATCTGATAGCAATAAAAAGCAAACCCTCCTGCTGACAAGTCCAGGCTGAAGTCACTGGCGGGACGCGGCCAAGACACGCATTGTCCTCGCCGCTGCTGGGACTGATTAGAGCTGCCTGGCAGGACCCGGTGCTGGGTGAGGGGTCAGCCCCTTTTTGCCAAAAATGCCTCAATCTAGAGCAAAAAGCCAACGTTTGTTTTTCAGACTGGGCTGCAGCGGAGGCGATGCTGTCCAGAGGACCCCATTTCCCCAATATTGCACCCGTTTTTCCACCTGCACACCTTGTGGAGTCATGGCATCCTATATCGGGAGCAAAGCGAGGTGCACCCAGTGTTGCGAATGCTAAAGGAAAAACCCAAATGTAGGGCTTTTTTTTGGAGTGAAATCAAGGCGGGAGAGTCCCTGGCAAGCAGCAGACTGCTCGGTTGAAAGCTTGCTGTTTCTTCAACGTTCACAGTGATTTTCATTAtatcatcatttttttcaattcGCTTGGAGGAGCTGAGCCATCCAAATTCCTTCCGTCGACGTGTCCTTGGCAGTCACAAGGGTTAGAGAGCAGAGGggacggatggatggacggGTGGGTCGATAGGTGGATGGAGGGATGATGGGTGGGATGATGGATGGAGGGGTGGGGGCACGGATGGGGGGATGAATGGGTGNNNNNNNNNNNNNNNNNNNNNNNNNNNNNNNNNNNNNNNNNNNNNNNNNNNNNNNNNNNNNNNNNNNNNNNNNNNNNNNNNNNNNNNNNNNNNNNNNNNNATGTTTTTGCCTTTggcttaacaaaaaaaaaaaaaaaaagaatgtgtcTTGCTGGAATCATTCAGTTGATCAAGAACTGTTGTTTGTCCCAGAAAAAGTAAGAGAAGTAAGTAAGAAAGTCTTCTGGTGCGGAGGGTGCAGGATAAAGCACTGCCCCTCTATCACTGTACTGTGCCCCAGCCCCTCTCACAGCCCCTAGCAGGACAGAGAGCGTTCTCAGAGCCATATCCATCCGTGCCTCTTGTCTTGGGTGCTCAGCATGGAGAACAAGGGGAAAGAAAGTTTGGATCTCCATAGGACCTTGGGTGAGGGTCCTGGGTCTGTGCCCTTGCAAAAGCACGTGTAGGTAGAGTTAAATCACTGGGCAGCAGCCCCAGCGCTCACAGCGTTTCCAGGCTTGGATTGTTCTGGGTGCTGCCTTTCCCGAGGCAACTATAAGATGAAAGTTtaattaaggggaaaaaaaaaaaaaaggggcatAAATCATCCTGGTGAATAATGCCAACGTGAGTCAGCGCACGTGGGGTAATTCGGTAATTGCTTTTAAGGGGCATGTGCTTAATGTGCACGTGTGCTCTACCGGGAATTTGCTCGGCATGGCGTAGGGTGATGGGAAGTGCCCATGGATTCACCTGTGGCTCCTTGGCCTCATGGGAGGAAGAGAAGTAGGAGATACAGCCCAGGGGCTGCTTTCTGTGAGCATAACCCAAGTGTTGTGGGATTTTACGTAATTGTGTTGTAAGAATGGGGAAGTTTAAAATCCTAATTGCTTTCTTGCTAGGTGGAATCATTTATTGCCTACAACTGATGAATATCCCCACCACAGCTCCCACCCCATCTGATTCAGGAGGCTGAGGATGTATTAAAGTGCCCCTGTCCTGCATGACGTCTTCTGTCCATGAGTGTTGAGGCTTTGGCCTCCACCAGGCTGTGGGATGGCCACGGTACTTCCCACCTGCACTGAGGGGCTGTTGACAAGTGTTTGTGGCTCTTCAGCCTGTTCTCACAGCAAATTTTCTCCTCCTTGATTGAGTCTTTTTGGTTGGCATCTCCAAGCTGAGCATAGTAGTGAAGCTCTTTGGTTGGTGTCCCCAAGCTTCATTTGATGGTGGAGCATTTTGGTTGGCATCCCCAAGCTGGGCCTGGTGGTAGAGCCTCTGTTGTTGGTGTCCGCAAGCATAGTCCGGTGGCGGAGGATTTTGGTTGATGTTTCCAGGCTGGGTCTGGTGGTAGAGCCTCTTGGCTGGTGTCCCCACGATGAAGCTTCTTGGTTGGTGTTCCCAAGCTTAGTCTGGAGGTGGAGCCTCTTGGTTTTCATCTCTGACCGGGAACAGGTGGACAGAGATGGGTGACATGgctgggtgggtttttttttcctggggaaaGAGCCTTTTTgaacagttttatttccttcttgcCCACAGCTGATAGTCGAAAAGACAACTGACTACCCTTCAGCCGAGTACTCCCTGGTGGAGGATGTAGCCCTCCACTTCACGTGTTTGATGGACAGACTGAACGAGCAGCGCCTCTTTCAGCCGGACCTGTGCGACGTGGACATCGTGCTGGTGCAGCACAAGAGCATCTTCCCGGCGCACAAGGGGGTCCTGGCAGCCTACAGCCAGTTCTTCCACTCCCTCTTCACCCAAAACAAGCAGCTGCAACGCGTGGAGCTCTCCCTGGAGGCCCTCACCTCTCAGGGCCTCCAGCAGATCCTCAACTTCATCTACACCTCCAAGCTCCTCGTCAACTCCTGCAATGTGCAGGACGTGCTGAACGCGGCCGCCGTGCTGCAGATGAACAACATCGCGTCCTCCTGCCaggacctgctggacacgcgCTCGCTCAGCCTGGCTACCGACATGGCCCTGCCCGCCGAGGGCTGTGCTGGCCCTCCGCCATATTACTGTGAGATCAAGCAGGAGGTGGACACCCCTCACCCCAAAATCTACGCCCGGGAAGGCACTGATCCCTACTCGGTGCGGGTGGAGGATGGGGCGGGTGGTGGGCCGCTGCCGCCAGGCCAGGCCAAGCAGTACTACAAGGAGGAGAAGGACGGTGGTCCGGGCGCTGTCTGCAAGGTGGAGGGTGAGGAATCCGAGGAGGACTTGGACAGCCAGAGCTCCTACAACCGGGAGCAGATCATCGTGGAGGTGAACCTCAACAACCAGACTCTCAATGTCTCTAAGGGCATGGAGGGGAAGGCGGCCGCCAGCGAGGCGGCTGTGATGGGGCGGCCCGATGGAGATGGACGTGACACGGAGGAggatggggaggaggagaaCGAGGAAggggatgaggaggaggaagaagaggaggatgCAGAGGTGggtgaggaggaagaggaggaacaCAGTGAGGAAGAAGACCTGGAGGAGACaacagaagaggaggaggaggaggaggaggaggaagacaCATCAGAggtgaaaagggaaaagagtgGGCAGACCCGCAGAGGAAGCCGAGCATCCAAAGCCACCAAATCTGCCATGGCCACCCGGTCCCAGGAGATGGCCAAgacagaagaggaggaagaggaagaagaggaagggcaacgaggaaggaagaggaagaaagagcaaGACGGGTTGGGCCAGAAGGTAAAActggaggagaagcagcacTACCCATGCAAGAAGTGTCCCCGGGTCTTCAACAACCGCTGGTACCTGGAGAAGCACATGAACGTCACGCACAGCCGCATGCAGATCTGTGACAAGTGTGGCAAACGCTTCCTGCTGGAgagtgagctgctgctgcaccatCAGACTGACTGTGAGAAGAACATCCAGGTGAGCCTGCCAGCCCAGCAACATCCCCCCTAGGGAAGGGACATCCCAGCATGGCGGGGCATCCTGCTGGGGACGGGGATCCCATCAAGGGGGGGACATCTCACTGTGATTGGACAGCCTGCTGGGGAGGGAGATCGTACTATGATGGGGCATCCTGCTGAGGTGGTTCATCCCACCAAGGAGAAGGATGTCCCACCATGACAAGACATCCCAACGGGGAGAACATCCCTTCCAGTTACACCATAGCATGGTCTTGTGTGCAAATAATACTTTTGAAGTTGTGGGTGGACGTGGTGGACTGGAGGGAACCTTGCTTCTCCTGTGAGCTGTCTTCGAGCTTAGAGGGTTCCCACGGTGGCATGGGACCAGAGGATTAGTGCTGACAGACAGTGTCTTCCCCTTGGCCAGCCAGGTAGAAATGCAGAGTGGTTTGAGGGGAGTAGGTTTTCTTTGCGTTTGTTCAGTTAATCTGGATAAAACACTGCAAGCCTCTAATGGAGACGCACTCCAGCCGGTTCCACCCAGGCTTAAACCAATTTAGCTTGATTTGAAGAATTGCTGACATAAGTAAGTGGTTTTAATCTGCCTTTTGTGCTCTTTAGCTCACGTATTTAGCAAATTTCCAAACTCACTTGACATCCATGCAAGGCTCAGGGGCTGTATGTCCTTCGCCTAGCACTAATGGGATCCTTGTCTGCATGTGCAAATTGCCTCCGTTAGATCAGTGCAACTTTGGGGTGACAGGCAGGCATCCCTGCTGAGCAGCAAAATGGCACATTCCTGCAAACTTCTAATTCCCAATGAACAGTtctgcacagggctgctgctgttaagaaaagaacaaagtcTTCTAGAGGGCTTCCCACCAAATGATCCTTCTATCAAACGTTGGGATTTTAAGGGATTTTGCACCCCTCCTTGGTGAAAGGAACGCAACCAAGgtgtggctgcagccctgcaatGCTTGCATCTCGAATAAAATAGGTGACAAAGCCCTTTGGAGTGTCCTTCTGAAAAAAGCACACAGTTCTGATGCCTGCTTTTTTGGGATGACTTTGCATTCACTGAACCAGGACCGGTGAATCCATGCCCAGCGCCTCTCGCGTGCTGGTGGCTGGTTCAGAGTCCATCATAAAGCAATTGAAAGATTTTCCCAGGACGTTTCTTTGTgactttctgctgctttcctggtgGATGACATGAGGCTATCAGCGAGTGCTGTcacctctttgcttttttccctcctccctttTTAATCCCTTCTCTGGGTCATTTTGGAATAGGGTGAGCCACAGCTGCCCCTGTGGTGACCTCCCTCCGCAGAAGGCTTGGCTCATTACCTCTCACTTACTCAggctttttgcattttataaatAGCAGCCAAATTCACTCTACTTAGCCCGACAATATTGAATAACTTTATCAGTGTAGCATGGAGTTATGCCTGGTTggaaaagggaatttttttgGTCTCTGCGTCggacagtttttaaacacatccatgGAAGGACCATTCCTTTTACCCTATTCGTGTCATCTAAAATCTATTAATGATTTGTTCCCACATCACACCCTGAGGGCTCTCAATCCCTCACTGCAGCTTTGCTCCCTGTGAACGTTTCCCATTGACACCCATGACCCCATCGCAGctttcctgccctgctgcctcaATAAGGATTCGCCCTTTGCTTTATCACGTTGTTCTTAAAATCTCTCTTGACCTGCTCCAGTGTGATTTTCCTCTTCACTTGCCAGAATTTATTTGATGATTTGCCTTGTCCTTTGCCTGAGGGCACAGGGCTCTGTCCTCGAGGCTGCCTGGTCCCAGATGAGGACTTTCCTACATCTCCTTCCTCTgtctttaattttaatattcCCCAGCagcctttttcattttaagtggAGAATATGGAAGTTGGTCCCGAAACATCTCTTAAAGCAGAGATAAAACTGCTCTGATctatagaaatatttacttaGAACCAGTAAAACTCAGAGGACTGCTCATGCTGGAATTCAAGCCTGCCAGGATGAAGAAATCGAGTGCTGGGATTGCTTCTGTGACCCTCATTTTGCCTTTCAGGCACCTAAATATAAAGACACTATGACAACATGACATAATAGTATATTTTCTGTGGTACTGCAGCCTCATTCAGTGCATAATTTGAAGGAGCATCTCTTCCCCTGGATATGTGGAGAAGGTTGAGGCAAATCTGCCTGCACCCCCTGTGAAATCCCCCATGGGTTTGCTGATACTGCTTGGCCGTGCTGTTGCCAGATGCTTCCTAGGCATCAATTATTACTCACAAGGAGAAGAGATGTTCTGAGCCCCGTTGGACAAGAGGAGTTGGACAAGAGTACGCGGGGAGATGAAGGCTGCACCAGCAGAGCAATGGCTGTGCAATGCTTTTTGTTTCCCCATGCTCCAGGATGATTTCATGCACCACTGGTTGGGTTCACCTCTCTCTCTGGTGGAATTCAGAAAGAGTTTTGAGCCTGGGCATGTGATAAAAGTGGGCAATGTGATAAAAAGCCAACCACAGCCCATGCCGGAGGTGAAAAGCCATTCATGGATGCACAGGTTGCAGCTTCTCCTGGCAGCTTTCTGACAAGTATTGAGCTTGATGGAGCAGGAGCAAACCTTTATTGTGATTCCCAGGAGGAGACTTTGCTGGTGATTAACATTGTCACATCCTGTCGTTCTGCTGTGCAAATGAGCCCGTTTGGGGTCTGTTTTGCTCCATTAATGGCTGTTTTCTGAACTAATGGATGTTAATAAATTTTGGGAGATTCATGGGCGTTTTCAAAATCCATGGATACTAGTAAAATTTTGGGGATGAATACCAATTTTCAGAGAGCTCATTTAGTGCTAGGATACCTGCTGAAGACAAAAGTCGTTCTGCCCTAGTTTGGTGCCTCTCTTTTTCCCTGTGTCCCTTGCAGCTTTCTA encodes the following:
- the ZBTB47 gene encoding zinc finger and BTB domain-containing protein 47 isoform X1, which gives rise to MAEKSKNMLIVEKTTDYPSAEYSLVEDVALHFTCLMDRLNEQRLFQPDLCDVDIVLVQHKSIFPAHKGVLAAYSQFFHSLFTQNKQLQRVELSLEALTSQGLQQILNFIYTSKLLVNSCNVQDVLNAAAVLQMNNIASSCQDLLDTRSLSLATDMALPAEGCAGPPPYYCEIKQEVDTPHPKIYAREGTDPYSVRVEDGAGGGPLPPGQAKQYYKEEKDGGPGAVCKVEGEESEEDLDSQSSYNREQIIVEVNLNNQTLNVSKGMEGKAAASEAAVMGRPDGDGRDTEEDGEEENEEGDEEEEEEEDAEVGEEEEEEHSEEEDLEETTEEEEEEEEEEDTSEVKREKSGQTRRGSRASKATKSAMATRSQEMAKTEEEEEEEEEGQRGRKRKKEQDGLGQKVKLEEKQHYPCKKCPRVFNNRWYLEKHMNVTHSRMQICDKCGKRFLLESELLLHHQTDCEKNIQCVTCGKGFKKLWSLHEHNKIVHGYAEKKFSCEICEKKFYTMAHVRKHMVAHTKDMPFTCETCGKSFKRSMSLKVHSLQHSGEKPFKCENCNERFQYKYQLRSHMSIHIGHKQFMCQWCGKDFNMKQYFDEHMKTHTGEKPYICEICGKSFTSRPNMKRHRRTHTGEKPYPCDVCGQRFRFSNMLKAHKEKCFRVSNPLASDTAVPQPAASPAPLPPGVSPLPLLPPLPQTLPPPPHLPPPPPLFPAGRINSNNN
- the ZBTB47 gene encoding zinc finger and BTB domain-containing protein 47 isoform X2 gives rise to the protein MDGRLIVEKTTDYPSAEYSLVEDVALHFTCLMDRLNEQRLFQPDLCDVDIVLVQHKSIFPAHKGVLAAYSQFFHSLFTQNKQLQRVELSLEALTSQGLQQILNFIYTSKLLVNSCNVQDVLNAAAVLQMNNIASSCQDLLDTRSLSLATDMALPAEGCAGPPPYYCEIKQEVDTPHPKIYAREGTDPYSVRVEDGAGGGPLPPGQAKQYYKEEKDGGPGAVCKVEGEESEEDLDSQSSYNREQIIVEVNLNNQTLNVSKGMEGKAAASEAAVMGRPDGDGRDTEEDGEEENEEGDEEEEEEEDAEVGEEEEEEHSEEEDLEETTEEEEEEEEEEDTSEVKREKSGQTRRGSRASKATKSAMATRSQEMAKTEEEEEEEEEGQRGRKRKKEQDGLGQKVKLEEKQHYPCKKCPRVFNNRWYLEKHMNVTHSRMQICDKCGKRFLLESELLLHHQTDCEKNIQCVTCGKGFKKLWSLHEHNKIVHGYAEKKFSCEICEKKFYTMAHVRKHMVAHTKDMPFTCETCGKSFKRSMSLKVHSLQHSGEKPFKCENCNERFQYKYQLRSHMSIHIGHKQFMCQWCGKDFNMKQYFDEHMKTHTGEKPYICEICGKSFTSRPNMKRHRRTHTGEKPYPCDVCGQRFRFSNMLKAHKEKCFRVSNPLASDTAVPQPAASPAPLPPGVSPLPLLPPLPQTLPPPPHLPPPPPLFPAGRINSNNN